The following nucleotide sequence is from Echeneis naucrates chromosome 5, fEcheNa1.1, whole genome shotgun sequence.
TCCACAGGAAGACATTAAGAGCAGGAAGTCCACAGACTGGAGCTCAGACTTACCTGTCCAAGTGCCATctccagagaaaatgagagtgaGGAATATGCTCATTGACATCAGCAGGTGACTGCAATGGAGATAAATTTAGTTGTTCTGATGACAAAATGAGCAGAGGATGAAATTATTTtagccataaaaataaaagagacatatttaatagataaataaaagataaataaaaactttacttacaggaaaatgtctttttggtGTTATGGGGGAAACAGGCTTGAACTACGGGCAAATGTAAACAGTCGTTTATGGCTTATTATGAAAAAGGCCAGCGATGTGATATAATTCCTCTGTATCACCCTGGTGTCATGACGACAGCGGGGTCAGAAAAAGGGCCCTTCTTTATTATATGGCTCTCAAATTACAGTGGAGTGTAAAATTTGAAATTGTGTGCTAACATGCCATCAAATTCTTCAGAAAATAACTGCAGTTTATTCATTCTTTATCATAATAATTTCTTCAATTATAACTTGTGCAAACATGGATGGACACATGAATTCAAACTGAACTGGGAGCCTTAATGGAGCAGCCAGAATGGAGAAGGGTCATGTTTTACTGACAGGCACCGATGAGAGGCACTAATATCAGCATATTACAAAGAGTTGTTCTTATCATTAACAGTAagtaacacattttaaatgaatataaatagcACAATGATAATAGAGGTTGGTAGCACATGGTACAGTTATAGAGCTTCAGTTGTGTAATACTGACATCATTATTTCATACAGCAGGCAATAAAGCCACGCGGCTGTCTTGTGTGAGGATTAAAGTGATGGTTTAATTTAAAAGGCGACAAGTGATTCAATTTAGCAGATTTTAAGGTTCATAGGATCCGATTTTAATATACTAATGATCAAATTAAGGTCTATGATTTTAAGTTGAGGAACTTGCAGTGTTGGGGCATTTAATAGGTTTCATCATAGTCAGTGTGTGGTGAACTGCCGACCAATGAAAGGACTGTAATAGCCTAGTGgacagttttttaaaaaaatcaccGCACATTTAGTTAATTAGGTTAGagataaaatgaatgaaacctcTTGAGGTATTTTCAGTGAATTATCTGCACAATTTAGGGGGTTAACACTCCATCACTCAAccttaattaaaaaatattaatggcAAATAATTGCCATGAAGAAAGGGCTGTTGGTCAAAGCATTAAATTGTGCAGATAATTCAACAGAGTCTCTCAATATGGGCCTCCGCCAACACGTCATTTCTCCAGGTCGGTCTGCACACACATCCTTGCTTCACTCGTTGTGGGCGTCACCGCGTGTTCACTAAGTTTCTGagaacagaaagtgaaagtgaaacgGGCTCGAACACACAGCGGCTCCTCGCGTGAAGCCAGTGGCCCGGTTGTGGGGTGTCAGCGGGCAGATGCTGCTGAGGATGGCCTGGTTCCTCTGCAGAAGGGTCCGGAGGCTGATCGAGACACTGTGGCGCCTGAACCTGACCAGCCTGTACTGCCTCTGCAGGAATGTGGCCTTAGCGGGCTGGCGGCTCTTGTCGGCGTTGACCTGGGAGGAGGAACGAGATGGCAGCGAAGGCGGCGAAGGCCCCGAGGGCAGAAGCAGCCCGGGCCCGGGCCCGCAGCACGGGGCCAAGGATTGTGAGTGCCAGCCAGAGGCCGCGGAGGGGTGGACCGAAGACTCCGACCTATTGACTGACGATGagaatgatgaggaggaggagaattgtggtgaagaggaggaggaggaggagaattgtggtgaagaggaggaggaggaggagaattgtgatgaagatgatgaggagagTAATTGTGAAGCTGATGaggatgctgatgatgataagAATGGGTCTGATAGCGAGGACGTCTGTGTTCCGGCGTCAGATGAGCTGTACTGTGTTTACGACTCTACCTGGGAggttgaggaggaggatggaagcTCCGTGATGCAGGCCAGGCGTCCAGCAACCCGCAAACAGGTGAGCGACTCTGCATGGTGGCCTgaatcacttcctgttctcagCCGTGACATTTCATCACGTGACGGAGTTTAGAGCTGGACAGAGACTGATCTTTGGCTCTTGTCTTTGTAGCAGTACAGGTTTAGCAGGTTTCAAAATGCTGCTAGAGACATGCAGAGATACAGACATGACTACCCGGTAAGtcgcacgcacacaaactctGGCCCAGACTTGGATTTTTGGTCATGCCCATATTTCTCTTTCAGGGTCTTCAGTTCTCCACCAGAGGGCTCCAATCCTCATTCCAGGATATGTCTTCTGTAAGGACACCTCACACATGCTGGCATGGGTTGTGACATTTGAGatgaaatgtacattttcatatgctattgtaatatttttttcatcgccttctttttgttgttgctgtgtagGATGACATGCCTAATCTGGAGTTCCACCTGGGAACAAGGATCTCCTCACCTGACGGTAGGCTGGTGGTTTCAGTCTAAATGTGCTTCACATTCTAGGGCATATTTTAAACCGGGGAAACGATCTTGACATAAAGTATATTCACGTCTCAAAATGCAGTgatgtttttgcatttgtttatcAGGTCAATACATAAAAGATTTCCACAATGGCTGGAAAGGAAACTATGATGCACTGGAGGAGGTACACACCTTTATTCAGTGGTAAGATACTGCACAGCCACAGTAATGCCTTAACATGTTCACTTCCTCTTTATGAAGTCTGTAACAAAGTTTTTCTCTCAAAGGTTGTTCCCACTGCAGGAACCAGGGGTGAACTTTTACGCAAAAGAATTGACTAAAGAAGAAATCAAGGTAAACCACTAGAAGCTATCCGGTTCAATTTGCTTCACAACCTTCACATCCTGACAGTTCCACCTTCTCCCGCAGAAGTTTCTCAGCAGCAGGATAGCAAAGGAAAACCTGCTGAAGTCATACGAGCTCATGCTGGACTTCTATGGTATCGAGC
It contains:
- the LOC115043198 gene encoding opioid growth factor receptor-like isoform X2, encoding MLLRMAWFLCRRVRRLIETLWRLNLTSLYCLCRNVALAGWRLLSALTWEEERDGSEGGEGPEGRSSPGPGPQHGAKDCECQPEAAEGWTEDSDLLTDDENDEEEENCGEEEEEEENCGEEEEEEENCDEDDEESNCEADEDADDDKNGSDSEDVCVPASDELYCVYDSTWEVEEEDGSSVMQARRPATRKQYRFSRFQNAARDMQRYRHDYPGLQFSTRGLQSSFQDMSSDDMPNLEFHLGTRISSPDGQYIKDFHNGWKGNYDALEEVHTFIQWLFPLQEPGVNFYAKELTKEEIKKFLSSRIAKENLLKSYELMLDFYGIELCDKETGEVKRAPNWRHRFCNLNTRTHNNLRITRILKCLGTLGYPHYQAPLVHFFLKETLVNQELPNVKESVLNYFLFAVLDKKERRKLIRFAYLNYEPRDQFVWCPMKFQNQWSALSEGKKTVKRKINVNEHDQSLNSEDGAKIKVIKMVYAESV
- the LOC115043198 gene encoding opioid growth factor receptor-like isoform X1 encodes the protein MLLRMAWFLCRRVRRLIETLWRLNLTSLYCLCRNVALAGWRLLSALTWEEERDGSEGGEGPEGRSSPGPGPQHGAKDCECQPEAAEGWTEDSDLLTDDENDEEEENCGEEEEEEENCGEEEEEEENCDEDDEESNCEADEDADDDKNGSDSEDVCVPASDELYCVYDSTWEVEEEDGSSVMQARRPATRKQQYRFSRFQNAARDMQRYRHDYPGLQFSTRGLQSSFQDMSSDDMPNLEFHLGTRISSPDGQYIKDFHNGWKGNYDALEEVHTFIQWLFPLQEPGVNFYAKELTKEEIKKFLSSRIAKENLLKSYELMLDFYGIELCDKETGEVKRAPNWRHRFCNLNTRTHNNLRITRILKCLGTLGYPHYQAPLVHFFLKETLVNQELPNVKESVLNYFLFAVLDKKERRKLIRFAYLNYEPRDQFVWCPMKFQNQWSALSEGKKTVKRKINVNEHDQSLNSEDGAKIKVIKMVYAESV